In a single window of the Nicotiana tomentosiformis chromosome 8, ASM39032v3, whole genome shotgun sequence genome:
- the LOC138897145 gene encoding uncharacterized protein has protein sequence MDLVDNANSSFWPPIIVSDPRSSDPEPLLPSATEQPTTNIAHAITASQPSMPITSRPSTPAVPSPPAPTTSPPPAPNTQKRGVSPPRAPDQGNLGHNYSPPPLDPRGMRTATLSISKECHLLYRPVELANYLKPLASEKDKNKILLEAKAAEAGELEARLQQSEQEMIAHNQEAISLHEQLQESKSKWVELQDNVLAAVERKSASEKQVNNLKVALNSKIEEANAAEEKMAKMEERFKRVIEQNQVHLSATLDLDLSLSAIRSERDRLQAEVDRIKAKLQFQKDFLVLEKTYAIYQVRRKTLKEVK, from the exons ATggatttggtagataatgccaaTTCTAGCTTTTGGCCCCCCATTATCGTCTCCGATCCAAGAAGTTCGGACCCCGAGCCTCTCTTGCCTTCAGCCACCGAGCAACCAACAACCAACATTGCCCATGCCATAACTGCTTCTCAACCTTCAATGCCAATAACTTCACGCCCCTCAACACCAGCAGTACCTTCGCCACCAGCACCCACTACATCTCCTCCACCAGCACCAAACACTCAAAAGAGGGGTGTTTCTCCTCCCCGTGCTCCTGACCAAGGGAATTTGGGGCATAATTACTCACCTCCTCCCCTAGATCCTCGAGGAATGAGGACTGCTACTCTTTCGATTTCAAAGGAGTGCCATCTGTTGTATAGGCCGGTAGAACTTGCGAACTACCTGAAGCcgttggcttcagagaaagataagAATAAAATAC tattGGAAGCAAAGGCTGCTGAGGCGGGCGAGCTTGAGGCCCGATTGCAGCAAAGTGAACAAGAGATGATAGCCCACAACCAAGAAGCCATTTCATTACACGAACAACTCCAAGAGTCTAAGTCTAAGTGGGTCGAGCTCCAAGATAATGTACTTGCTGCTGTCGAGCGCAAGTCTGCCTCCGAGAAACAAGTGAATAACTTGAAagtagccttgaactccaaaattgagGAGGCCAATGCCGCCGAGGAGAAGATGGCCAAAATGGAAGAAAGATTCAAGAGGGTCATCGAGCAAAACCAGGTTCATCTATCTGCAACTCTTGATCTTGACTTGAGCCTCAGTGCCATAAGATCCGAAAGGGACAGGCTTCAGGCTGAGGTTGACAGGATTAAGGCAAAACTCCAGTTCCAAAAGGATTTCCTCGTATTGGAGAAGACGTATGCTATATATCAAGTGAGGAGGAAAACCTTGAAAGAGGTCAAATAG